The genome window AGCCTATAGCCACGGGTGGAGTGGAGCGAAGCGGAACGGAACCCGTGGACCCGGTGCACCTCGGATCACTTGAGCCCCCAACGGGGGCGACAGAAATGTACAAGATGCTGTGCCGTTGTTCCCCCCTTCCGGGGGCTCTTGGGTGGTCTTCCGGGGCCCGGTGTCCTGGGGCTGCGCCTCGCTTCGGGGACTATGAAACAACGGCAGGGGCATCCTGCGTCTCGGGATACAGCAGACGATGGGGATAAGGACTGGGCTCGACCGAGGCCACCTGCTCCAGGTAAACGCGAAGCGATGGGTAGCCTTGACAACCTCGCAAGGCGGCAGTATAATCCTGCCTGTTGTGAGCGGTGCGCCCATAGTCTAGCGGTCAGGACGGCGGGTTCTCAGCCCGCTAGCCGGGGTTCGAATCCCCGTGGGCGTACCAAATATCGTCCACTATGCTTGCCGGTCGCGGCCCCTCGGGTCGTGCGGGAAGTATTCCTGAAGGCCACGCATGGGCGTGGTCTTTGCTGTTACAGCTGGTGTTTTGTCGCGGTACGGGGCGCTTGGATGCTGGTCAAGCGCCTTCTCGCACCACGGCTGGGGGACGATGGGAGTCGCTATGCACCGAGTCTGCACGGGCATCCTCGCGTTGGTCATCTCAGTCGCTCTTGCCGCCGACCTACCCCTGTTTTCGTCCTATCCCACCGAACCAGGGCAGGCTCTCGCCGCGTACTCGCGGGTCCGTGAGGCTCTCAACCCGGCCTCCGGCGTGGGGAAAGGGCCGGCTCCCGCGCCGTCGGACTACTCAGGGAAGGCGCTGGAGCTGTCCGGCGAACTGGCGGGGCGCATCGCGGTCAACGCCACCGGTTCCACCCGCGCCAGTGTTATAGTCCGTCTGAAACTGGGTGACGGCTCCACGGTGTGCGCGAGTTCGACCAGTGAGCTTTCCGGGCTGGACGACGGTGAACCGGTGCGGGCGATCCTGGACGTCACCACGACCGCTGGGGATCCCCCTCGTTTCCGTCTGCGCGCAATCATCAGCGAATTCGACCTCCCTTCCGTAGCCCCTGCTCCTCAGCCCGCCGCCGCAGGCTCTGCGTCCGTAACCAGACCACCATCGACGGCGCGACTCACTCCCGGGTTGAGCGCGCCGACCCACGGCAGCATGGCACTTCCCCCGGAATTGCGTGGACAGGCGCCAAGCGTTCCCGGTCTCGCACCTTTCGCGCTTGGGGTCGTGGGGAACCCCAGGGACGGCAAGGACGGCGCATGGGATCCGGTCGGCAATGCAGGCTTCCCCATCGTTGAGACAGCTGTTCTTGAGCCTTGGAAAGCCTGGGTGCGACGCCAGAACTCAAACCTTGACGATTGGCAGGCGGACTGGATCGTTCGCTGGGTGACCTACTACTCCGGGCTGTACGGCGTGGATCACCGACTGATATTCGCGATGATCAAGTGCGAGTCCAGCTTCAACCCATTCGCCGTTTCCAGCGCGGGGGCCGTGGGCCTCACGCAGTTGATGCCCTGCAACATTGTCGACTACAAAGTCTCGAACAAGTGGAACGTGCAGGAGCAGATCCGCGCGGGCGTGCGGCATTTCCGGGACATGCTCGACATCTGGGAAGGCCGCAGTCCATACGAGCAGTTCGCTCTCGCAGCCGCGTCCTATAACGCCGGCCCAAATCGCGTCAAGCGGGACGGCGGCATCCCCAACATCCCCGAGACTCGTAACTACGTGAAGAAGCTCGGCGATCTGTTCTACCAGCTCGTGAAAGACGGGTATCCGTAGAACCTCGTCGCACAATTCCGCGGACGCGCAAACGCCCGCCTTCACCATTGGCGGGCGTAGCTGTGACTTGGGCAGTCTGCCGTTGCCGGCGGGGTCAGGCCGTGGCGCGTGCCTCCTCAACAAGGCGTTGGAACAGCGCCATCATTGGCCCGCCGCACTCTGCCATGAGCTCCGGGTGAAACTGCACACCCAGGCAGAGGCGCGCATCCTGGCGCTCGATGGCCTCCACGATGCCGTCGCTGGCCCTTGCCACCACGCGGAACCCCGATGCAACAGAATCCACCGCCTGGTGATGAAAACTGTTGGTGCGGATCGTGGTCGCACCGAGTGTCCGGGCAAGCTCACAGTCAGCCTCGATCTGGACCTCGTGCGTCCCGTACCAGCCGGGCGCCTGCTGCGAGTGCTGCAGCTTGCTGCCGGTGCAGGAGGGGATATCCTGGTGCAACGTTCCTCCCGCGAAGACATTCAGTGTCTGAATGCCCCGGCAAATCCCGAGCACTGGGACCTCAGGATGCTGCAAAACCCACTCAACGACGGCCCGATCCTGTGTGTCCCGCTCCGGGCTGATGCGCCCCAGTTCCCGCGCAGGTTCCTGACCGTACAGTGCCGGGTCCAGGTCGACGCCCCCCGTAATGATCAGCCCCCCGACCGCTCCCAGAGCATCCTCCGCGACTGCTGGATCGTCCATGCAAGGGATCAGGATCGGTACCCCGCCGGACCGGGTCACGCACCGGCCGTATGCGTGGGGAACCGTGTCGCTGCCCGAAACAGCCGAACCCTCGGGCGACGAGTAGGAGCAGCAGACGGCGATCAGGGGTCTCATGGCGCGCGGTTACCTCGCAGGAACGCCAGGCAGTAGAGGGCAGCCCAGATCAGCACCAGCGGCAGATCGCCCATGCGGTGGTAGGGAGTGATCGCGTCTCGCGCGTAGATTGTCTCGGTCGCGATGCCCTCGGTGAAAACGGGCACGCTGGCGATCTGCTCGCCGTAGGGGTCGTAGATAGCGCTCTCCCCGGATGTGGCGGCTCGGCAGACATACCGCCTGCTCTCGACTGCTCGAATGGGCGCGGTGTGGCTGTGCTGGGCGGGTTCGATCGTCTGCCCTTCCCAGGGATCACCCGTCATGAAGACAATGGCCTGGGCGCCCAGAGCGCAGATCTCCCGGCTCGCGTCCGGGAACATCGCCTCGAAGCAGATGAGCGGCGCTACCTTCACGCCTTTGACGTCCATGAGTGTGCGCTCGTGTCCCGGGGTAAAGTCCCTCTGCCGGATCGGGTAGCGGTTCAGGAACTGGAGATGCTCCCGGAAGGGCACATACTCCCCGAAAGCCACAAGGTCAACTTTGTAGTACTCATCGACGCGCTGGCCAGTCGGGTCGTAGAGTATGGCGGCGTTGTAGTACACGCCATCAATGTCCTCCAAGGCGCCGGCCAGAAGGTAGCCCCCAGTCTCGCGGGCTGCATCGCGCGCTGCGAGATCCAACTCGGGCCACTGCTGGATGTAGCTGGGAAGCGCGGCCTCGGGCCAAACGGTCAGGTCGGTCTCGTCCGGCACCAGTTGCGAGAGCCGCAGGTAGGTTAGGCGGGAGCGCTCCATGTCCTCCTCAGTCACGCTGGCGCGAGGCGAGCAGTTGCCTTCGGCCACCGTCACCTCCAGCGACTGACCCTCCTCAGGGCTCCGAACCTTTATGGTGAAAGCTCCCCAAATGTAAGAGAGGATGAGCAGGACGTAGCAGGCTACGGCCACCCGCGCAGATGCTTGCGACCACCACTTCAGGGGAGCGTCGGCACGCAGCAGGGGCATCGGCAGCACACCGAGCAGGGCCTGGGAGAGCGCCGCGTTCACGCAGGCGATCGCGAAAGTCAAGCCGAACTGGCCGACAATGCTGACCACCTGAAGGATCGGTATCTGGTCGAATTGCGAGAAGGCGAGGTCGCCGCCAGTGAATGGGATCGGGATCGCGTGGGCACGCAGATAGGCGCATAGCGTCCAGGCAGTCGCGCCGCCTAACACCCTCCAGCCCGGCCGGACCAGGCGCATGGCAGGCCCTGCCGCGACACCAAATATGAACCCGAAGAACGCCTGATACAGGGCCGCAATCGCCCAAGGGAAGGTTCCGTAGGGCAGCAAGAACTGAACGTAGTGCCCAAAGAACACCAGCGCAAAGACGAAGCCGCACAGCCCCCCCTGCAGGACTGTGCGGGTCTGGCTCAGCGCGAAGAAAAGCGGCACGAGCGCGACCCAGGCCAACGGTCCCAGGTCGGTCGGGGGGAAGGCCAGGATCAGCAGTACCGCTGAGATCATCGAATACCCCACTAGCGCGGGAACGCTGATGTACCGGGGCAGGGGAGAGGCTTCGTTCATTAGCGTCGCCCCTCGCAGGGCGCCATCACTCCTCGATCCTGACCTTGCCAGCCTTGAGCTTGTCGAGGAAGCGCTCCATCCGCACGAGCGCCTCCTTCAGGTTCTCCATGCTTGTGGCGTAGGTGCAGCGAAGATAGCCTTCACCCGACTTGCCGAATGCGGTGCCCGGGACCGCTGCGACGTTCTCCTCGAACAGCAGCGCCCGTGAGAACTGTTTGGACGTCAGGCCCGTGTGAGAGATCGACGGGAAGGCGTAGAACGCGCCTTTGGCCTCGAAGCAGGGCAGGCCAATGTCATTGAGGCCTTTGATGAAGACGCGCCTGCGCTGATCATACTGGCGTACCATGTCCTGCATTTCGCGTTCGCAGTTGGTCAACGCCTCGATCGCCCCGATCTGACCCATGATTGGCGCGCACAGGGCCGTATAGGCGTGGAGCCGCACCATGCCCTCGATCACCTGGGCTGGGCCACATGCGTACCCGATGCGCCAACCTGTCATCGCGTAGGCCTTTGAGAAGCCGTTCATCAGCAGCGTGCGTTCGCGCGCTCCCGGCAGCGCCGGGAAACACGTATGCTCGCCAACGTAGGTCATGTGGCAGTAGATCTCATCTGAGACGACGAACAGGTCGTGCGCGGCGGCCAGTTCAGCAATCGCGGCCAAGTCTTTCCGCGGCATGATGGTCCCCGTCGGGTTGCTCGGGTAACCCAGGATGATCCCCCTGGTTCGCTCCGTGATCGCTCTTTTCAGGTCGCCAGCCGTAGGCCGGAAATCGGTGTCAATCGTGGTGGGTATGGTCACTGGCACCCCGCCGGCCATCGAAACGCATGCCGGGTAGGAGACATAACATGGCTCCGGCACGAGCACCTCATCGCCCGGGTTGAGCAGGGCGCGCATCGCGGCGTCCATGGCCTCGCTGACGCCCATGGTGACGACGATCTCGGTCTCCGGATCGTACTCCACGCCGTAACGAGACTGGATGTCAGCGGCGATTGCGCGTCGCAGCTCGATCATCCCGTAGTTGCTGGTGTAGGACGTCATGCCCCTGCGAAGACTGTCGATCACCGCGTCGCATATCTTCCACGGGGTCGCAAAATCGGGTTCGCCCACGCCCAGGCTGATGACGTTATCCATCCCCAGGACGAGGTCGAAGAACTCGCGGATGCCGGACGGCGGCATCTCTTCAACCGCCCGCGATATTCGCAAGGCCTGGCACGGACCGGTGTTCATGGGCTCACCGCCAGTCGGTTGGTGGCATGCCGGCCATCAATGGATATGCCTTCCAGCTTGTAGGTCTTCAGCACGAAAGCAGTAGTCGTGCTGCGCACCCCAGGTATCGGTGCGAGCTTCTCAGCCACGAACCGCGCTATCTCGCGGAAGTCCTCACCTTCAACCACAACGTGCAGGTCGAAGCCGCCAGACATCAGATACACGGAGTGGACCTCTTCGAACTGGCTGATGTACTCTGCGATCTTGTCAAAGCCCGTCCCGTGCTCCGGGCTCGCACCCACATTGATGAAGGCGAAAACCTTGGGGTTGTCGGTGCTTTCCCAGTTCACAACGGCCGTGTGCCCGAGCAGTATCTTCCGCGACTGGGCTTCACCGATCGCCGCTTCGACTTGCTTCACATCGATCCCGAGCCGATCGGCGATCTCCTGCGTCGAAAGACGGGCATCGCTCTCGAGGAGTTCGAGTATCTCACGCAAGACCTGTCACCTCCATGATGCTCTGCGGGGCCGAAAGTGCCGGCCCGAGTGGGTCAGCTATCTGGCAGACGGCGCTGGCGGCGCGCTCGACTCCGGGCAATCCTCGGGGCACGCCCCATCGAGGCAAGGCTCAACATGAATCATCACCTGGGCGCTGGGGAATGCGCTCCTGATGTCCTGCTCAAGATGGTCGGTCAGCGCATGGGCTGTGCTGACGGGCACATCGCGGCAGACCACGAGATGCAGATCGATGTGCCGCTCGTGTCCCGCCTGACGAGTCCGCAACTCATGATACTCCACGAACATCCCCGAATGCGCGCTGATGATCGCCTCGATGCGTGCGATCTCCTCCGTCGGCAGCGCGCGGTCGACCAGTTGCGCAAGTGACTGCGACGCGATCCTCCAGCCCTGACCCATCACCAAGAGCCCGACCAGTATGGCCAGTGCAGGGTCTACCCAGTGAACGGCTCGCCCCGCCTGATCGAATCCGTAAGCGACCGAAAGGCCGACAAACACCCCTGCAGAAGTCCAGACATCCGCTGTCAGATGAGCCGCGTCCGCGTGCAGAGCGATTGACTCGTGGCGGTTCGCGACGTGGCGCAGGTGCGCTGAGACCACGATGTTTGCGAGCGCAGACACGCCCATGACCGCGATCGCCGGGCCGTGCTCAAGCTCGTGCCCCTGCCCCAGAAGCATGTCGCGTATGGCAGTGGCGATTATCGCCAGGGCGGCCACCACTATCAGTGCCGCCTCGATGGCTCCCGAGAGCGCCTCAAACTTGCCGTGACCGAAGGCATGTCTTCGGTCTGCCGGCTGGCTGGCCTTGCGCACGCTGAACAGCGCAAGTAGCGCGGCTACAAGGTCATTCCCCGAATGGAGTGCTTCAGAGATAACACTCACCGATCCGGTGAGAAGGCCTATAGTCAGTTTGGCGCCGGTTAGAAGGCTATTCGACAGAACTGAGACCATGGCCGCACGGCCCGTCTCTCTGCCCCGGACGTCTGGCCCCTGTTCTGACGACATCTGCTCCTCACCTCCGCCTCGCGTTGACGGGTTGCGAAACTGGGCGGTGGCCCAGGAGCCGACCGCCCAGCTATCTTGGTACGCATCCAGGCTTGAGAAGAAGCCGCTAGAACCGGCGCTTCTTGCTCTTCCGCGCCTTCTCCTTGGCCCTTTTCTCACGGCGTTCCTCACGCTTCTGGGCCGTCTCCTCGTCCACCTCACGCGAACGCTCCGCCTGCTCTTCCTGCTTGAGCCGCGCGATCACGCTGTCCTGGCTGACCTTGGAAGCACCAGAGTCATGCGGCGCGTCAGATACATCCGAGCCCCCGTTCCCGGCGGCGGACCTGACCGTTCGCCCACGTGCCGCCGCGACTGCCTGGGCCCGCTCACGGGCTGCTTTCCCCTCCCAAAGGACCACGATCGGGCTGCTGATGAAGATCGACGAGTAGGCGCCAACGGTGATCCCGAACAGCAGTGCCAGTGAGAAGCTGGCGATGGACTGGCCACCCAGGAAATACAGGGAGATCAAGGGTAGCAAAGTAGTCAACGTCGTGTTGATCGAGCGCGCCATCGTCTGCAGAAGGCTTGAGTTCACCGTCTCCGCGAAATTCGCGCGGCGTCGCAGACGCATGTTCTCGCGGATGCGGTCGAAGATGATGACGGCATCGTTGATGGAGTAACCGAGAATGGTCAGAATTGCCGCCACGAAAGACGAGTCCAGTTCCACCTGGAGCAGGGCCATCATGCCGATCGTGAAGAAAGCATCGTGAACCAGGCCGATCACACCCGCCACCGCGAAGCGGAACTCGTAGCGAACCGTGATATAGATCAGAATCAGGGCCCAGCCGAGCACCAGCGCCAGTATTGCATTATTCTGTAGGTCGCGACCCACCACGGGACCCACCGTCTCGCGTCCCAGGTCCCGGATCTGGCCTTTGTCGGGAAACAGCTCTTTGAGGCCTGCAACGATCTGCGCGTCGCGCTTCGCAGCTTCCTCGTCATTGGCGACGGCGGGGGCACGCAGGTAGAGGGCGGTCAGTGCACCCTGTTGGTCGCCGACGATCTGCAACTGGGAGCTCTCCAGACCGATGCCGGCCAGCATGCCACGGACCTTCGCGAGCGTTGCCGGGACATCCGACTCGCTCTGTGCGAGCGGCTGCTCAAAGGAGTACCGGTGCAGGCTTCCGCCGGTGAAGTCGATGCCCAGGTTGAGGCCGCGGACACCCAGGGCGATCAGGCCGGCCAGAATCAGAAAGCCCGTGATAGAAAACCAGAGCTTGGTTTTGCCAATGATATCCCACTGTCTTGTGCGGAAGTACTCCACGTCGCAAGAACCTCCTTGGGCCCGGCAAAGAGACGCTGTCTGCGCCCAGATCGTGGACGGTTTTTGGTCGCTGCTCTTACTCGCGATCGACGCCAAACAGTTTCAGATTGCGTCCGAGGCTGGACTCGGCCACCATGGTCACGAGCCAACGGGTGACTGTCACCGCGCTGAAGAGCGAGCAGAGAATACCGATCGCAAGCACGGTTGCGAAGCTCTTGATGAGGCTGGTCCCGAGGAAGTACAGGACTGCCGTGACGATGAGCGTCGTAACGTTGGAGTCCAGGATTGCTGTCCAGGCGCGGTCGAAGCCGGCCGAGACGGCAGCCCGCAGGGACTTTCCGGCCCACAGCTCCTCTTTCATACGCTCAAAGATCAACACGTTGGCGTCCACTGCCATGCCTATTGACAGGATGATCCCGGCAATACCCGGAAGCGTCAGGGTGATCCCGCCAACCCCTTTGATGGCCTGTGACGCGGCCATGACAGCGATCACGAGCAACACGTAGATTATCAGGGCGATATCCGCAAGCAGGCCGGGAAGCTTGTAGTAGAGCACCATGAACGCGAGTACCAGGAGCAGCCCGAGCATCCCTGCTTTGACGCTGCGCTCAACCGAGTCCTGCCCGAGGGTCGCGCTGACGGTCCGGTTCTCCGCGATCTCCAGCGGCACCGGCAGCGCGCCTGCGTTCAGAAGCAGGCGAAGGTCGCCGGCCTCTTCGGCGCTGAAGTTGCCCTCGATGACGCCCTCACCGGGAATCGGGCTCTTGATTACCGGGGCCATCTGGCACTGGTCATCGAGCACGATCGCCATCAAGCGCCCGACATTCTTCCGGGTGAACTCGTGGAATGCTCTCTTTCTGTTGGCCTTCAACTCGAAGGTGACTTCCCACTCACCAGCGCCGTCACCGGGCACAACCCTGGACGTTGGTACAAGATCAGAACCGCGGAACTCCGCCTTCGACTCTGCAAGCACCCGGTCCCAACCCACAAGTTGGCCGCTGCGCTTGTCGCGCCACTCATCATACATTTCGCCGCCAGGCGATGCGTTCTCATACTGCTGAGGGATGAGCCGGAATTCGAGCATCGCGGTGCTCTTCAGGATCGAGGTAACGCGTTCCGGGTCCTTGACGCCCGGGATTTCAACGATGATCTGATCCCTGCCCTGTTTCTGTATCACCGGTTCGCGGATTTCGCCCATGGCGTACAGGCGGCGATCGATGACGTTCTTCACCTTGTCGGCCGTATCCTCGGCAATGGTGATGACCTCGAACTCTTCGTCGGGAGGGTTGATCGTCTTGTAGTTGGGGTAGATGCTCTGCAGTGTGCGCAACACAAGGCTTCGCTGCTGCTTGGCCAGCCGCTCATCGCCAGCGTGGGTCTTGACGATCAGCCTGTGCGGGGAGACCGCACTGGCCTCAACCGTTCCGGCCTCGGCAAGCCCGGCCCGCACGAGTTCGGTGACCACGCGCTTTTCCAACTCGGCGCGGGTCATCTTGGGCGCTTGGGCCGCGCCAGATTCTGATGCCTCGGGCGTCTGTGCATCGCTCGGGGACGAATAAAGCGGTTCGGCACGGCCCTCTTCTTCCGAGGTCACGAAAGCCATGCTCGCGTAGGGAAGACAGCGCAGGACAACATGCAGGCCGCCCTGAAGGTCGAGACCCAGCTTCACTTTCGGGGAAGGCGGGTAGAAGGCGAGGATGCCACCAAGTTGGCTGATGGGCTGCTCAACCTCTTCCTGCTGCACACGCCCGACCAACTGAACCGACGAGTACTTGGCCTTCAGCGCCTCGAGGATCTTCTGCTCATCGGCCTTCGCCTGCTCTTCATCCAGCGCATAGGTCTTCACACGCACGAGATCGTTCGCGAGGAGAGTAACTTCCTCAATGTCCTCATCGTTGAAGCCGCCGGCAACGAGAGCCTGCAGGACTTCGTCCGCCTTGGCCTCATACTCGCTCTTGGCTTCTGCGATGGGTTTGTCGAAGCGATACTCGAAGGCCGCTTCGGGGGCGACTGGAGCCGGCGGGCGGCGGATCGGCTGGAAGCCGATTAGAAAGGAGATCACCGCTATGAGGACGAGCATCAGCAGCCACAGCCTGGTCCGTGCTTGCATGAACAGACTCCCCTTCTGGACATCGACCACGATCAGCGGTCATATCATGAGACAGGCCCGAACTGCGGAGCCCTGTGACTCGAGAACTCCCGCCCGGGGAAAAAAGTTCGCGCTGGCGATACCCGGCGCGAACTCCGGTCATCTCGTTTGAACACGGCAAGGCCGGGACAGGCGACCGTCCCGGCCCATACCGACTGCGCAGACGTACAGTCTAGTCCAGTTCCGGAGTGAAATCGCTGGCCGCTGCCGTCTTCTGGAACTTGACGTGACCGTCGTAGTAAGCAACGTTGACGCCATCGTTGTGCCGGTGCATGCGATCCAAAACCTGGAGCGAGTTGACGTAGCTCGTGGTCTGGTTGTTGACCCAGGATGCGAAGGTTTGGGGCACCGGAGTGCTTCCCTCGCCCACGAAGTAGAACATGAAGGCGTTCCAGCTGGCCGCTGCCGCCGAACCCTCGAAATACCACCCATCCATGACCATGAAGGTGCCCGCCGGGTCCTTGACCGCAGTCTCAGACAGAACTTCGCCCCGCTGCCCCATGACGGAACCCAGCGTGTAGAGATAGCTGGTCTCCGGAAGTGGAGAGTTGCGGTTGGGGCGTGAAATGTCATTGGCGTCCTTCGCGACCTCATTGCTTGGGCACTCGAAGATCTGGTCGTTGTTCACGTACGGGTACACGCAGTGGATCCAGCGGTACGGAATGCGGTTTTGGGCCATGTAGGCCATGACCGGCAGTTTTCCGTCATAATCAACGCGATACGAAGCGAAGGCAAGACCCATCTGTTGGAGATTGCTGGCGCAGGACGCCTGCCGTGCTTTCTCCTTGGTCCTGGCGAAGACCGGGAAAAGAATGGCCGCCAGGATGGCGATAATGGCAATGACCACGAGCAGTTCGATGAGCGTGAAACCTCTGGACCGCATGACGTGTCACCGTCCCCCATAGTGTGGGTGTTATGCCTACAAACAACGGATGCTGCACGCCAAAGTTCGCCACCAAACGAGGGCAAATTATAGGCCGCCCCCCATATGGTGTCAAGCAATTCACCCCCTGCAAGACCCTCGGCGGGGCCTTTCCCAGTCACCTCCGTTCCGCCACCCGGGCAGCGGTGCAGGGGCACATTGCCGGCTGACGCCGATTGTCCCCCGCACCCCATCCAGGTGTCTACCGGCCTCGCATCTTGATGTGTCGAAGCACGGCCTGCCCGGCGACTTCCACGATCTCGTCCTCCTCAATGTCCGCCAGGGCCTGCCATGTTCCCGTGAGATGCCGGGCTGTAACGTCATCCGCATTCAGCTTCAGGCCCCGGACAACACGCTCGGCTACTGCGCCGCCCAGCACGTTTTCAAGCGCCGCCAGGGTGCTGATCGCGCTGTCATAGGCCGCTGTATCAAGGCCGGCCTTGAGCGGGTCTTCCTTGGGCGGGTTAGGAAGCAGGCCGCGCGAGACATACTCGGCGATCAGTGCAGCCATATCCGGCATGTTGCGCTCGGCCGCGAGCTTGTCGGCGAGCCGCCCGATGCTCTGCTGATTGAGCAACTGGGTCCGAAGATAGACGGAGATACCTTGCTGCGGCCCCTTACTCATCATCGAAGCCATGTCGATTGCCCATTCCACGCTGCCGGCGCCTGTCGGGCGACCATTGGTCTCAACGATGCGGCCAGGCGCGCGGATTGTCAGCGAAAAGCTCGGCTGCTGGCCCATCGCGCCCATGAGCCCCATTAGCGCATCACTGTCGAATCCCTCCTCGCCTCCATTGGCATCGTCGGCGGGCACGCCATCGGCCTGGGCGATCCGCTCGCCTGAGTGCAGCCATGCCTCGGAAGGCGCACCCATCGGTGATGTGGGCTCCAGCGGGATCTCGCCCTGGATCGTGTATTCGGTGGAGAACAGCCGCTGCACTACCTTGACATCAATATCGGCACCCGCGTCCTCGGGAACCGGCAGGAAAGCGGCCCCGGCAGGAGACGTTCCCCTGAGTATCAGGCCCCGCCACCCCTCCTCCTGCAGCTCTTCTACCTGCCAATCGCCCGCGGGCAGGTTTTTCCTCATCTCTTCCAGTGGGTTCTCGCCCTCGGGCCCTTCACCGAGAGAAGCCAGCGCGTCGCTGATGCCGATTTCCAGCACTGTCTGGGCGGACCCATCCACCTTGAGCTGGACATCGGCCCGCACCCGGAAACAACCAGTCATGAGACTCGCCAGGGCTGCCACTGCAATCAGCGTGAGGATGACCCGGCTAGTACCGACCATATTTGTCCACCGCCTCGAAGAACGCCTCGATGTTTTCCCACGGCACTTCAGGTTCAAGAACATGCGTGGGGGCCAGGAATAACCCGCCGCCCCGCCCCACCGTCTCGATCAGGTGCTTCACCGTCTGCCGCATCTCCTCCGGGGTTCCGAAGGGAAATGTGGTCTGCGTGCCGACACAACCCCAAAAGGCCAGCCTGTCGCCATACTGGGCCTTGATCTTCTCGGGGTCCATGCACTCGGGCTGCACAGGATTCAGAATATCCAGACCGATCTCGATCAGGTCCGGGATGATCTCCTCGATGTTCCCGTCTGAGTGGTAGAAAATCTGCACTTCCGGCGCAACGTCCCGGACCGTACGCCAGACCCGGGCCCACAAGGGTTTGAGCCATTGCCGCCACATGTCCGGGTGCATCATCAGCTTATGCTGCATGCCCACGTCATCGCCACACAGGATGCTGTCGCATCCGGCTTCGGCAAACCGTCGGGCCTTGAATTCCGCATCCGCCGCAAGTTTTGAGAGAACAAAATCGGCGAGTTCTGGCTTCTCGATGAAGAACATCATGATATTCTCCATCGATGTGATCTGCCAGGCAGTCTCCCAAATGTGACCCACGCCGCCCTGCACATACCAGCCATCGGCGTGCAACTGGCGGACCTGATCTTCCAAGTGCTCATGGCGGTACGCGGGGGTGATGTCAGGCCAGGGGAATTCCTCGAATTCCTTCAACGTCTGAGCGTGGCGGAGGGGGTAATCATGCTGCCAGAAGTGTTCGAAGGTGCCGGGCTTGTGAGCCGTGCCGTACTCGGAAAAGGTGGTACCCTCCGGCATACCCTGAGGGTAGTAGTCTGACCAGTCCTGCGCAGTCTGTGGCCCCTTGAAACCAACTCCGGCGACGTCGTAGTCGAAGTACTGGCTGGGATTGGTCTGTCCCGTGGCCTCCTCGAACTTCCGCTGGATCGCAGGGGTGAACGCGGCCGCCTTGGGGACGCGGTCCGGAACCTCGCGGCTCATCGCGATACGGACACGCTCTCTCTTGGTCATTTGCCCTCCTCAAGACTGCTCTCTCGTCCCGAGTGTTCAGGTTCAGATGCCCAACTTTCTACGATGGAACGCGATTGCCTCCTGCACGTGCTCATCCCAGTAGTCCCAGGAGTGCCCGCCCGGGAATTCCTCGTATTCGTGGGGGATGTTCAGGCTGTCGAGGTGT of Armatimonadota bacterium contains these proteins:
- a CDS encoding lytic transglycosylase domain-containing protein, which encodes MHRVCTGILALVISVALAADLPLFSSYPTEPGQALAAYSRVREALNPASGVGKGPAPAPSDYSGKALELSGELAGRIAVNATGSTRASVIVRLKLGDGSTVCASSTSELSGLDDGEPVRAILDVTTTAGDPPRFRLRAIISEFDLPSVAPAPQPAAAGSASVTRPPSTARLTPGLSAPTHGSMALPPELRGQAPSVPGLAPFALGVVGNPRDGKDGAWDPVGNAGFPIVETAVLEPWKAWVRRQNSNLDDWQADWIVRWVTYYSGLYGVDHRLIFAMIKCESSFNPFAVSSAGAVGLTQLMPCNIVDYKVSNKWNVQEQIRAGVRHFRDMLDIWEGRSPYEQFALAAASYNAGPNRVKRDGGIPNIPETRNYVKKLGDLFYQLVKDGYP
- a CDS encoding gamma-glutamyl-gamma-aminobutyrate hydrolase family protein is translated as MRPLIAVCCSYSSPEGSAVSGSDTVPHAYGRCVTRSGGVPILIPCMDDPAVAEDALGAVGGLIITGGVDLDPALYGQEPARELGRISPERDTQDRAVVEWVLQHPEVPVLGICRGIQTLNVFAGGTLHQDIPSCTGSKLQHSQQAPGWYGTHEVQIEADCELARTLGATTIRTNSFHHQAVDSVASGFRVVARASDGIVEAIERQDARLCLGVQFHPELMAECGGPMMALFQRLVEEARATA
- the lnt gene encoding apolipoprotein N-acyltransferase, producing MNEASPLPRYISVPALVGYSMISAVLLILAFPPTDLGPLAWVALVPLFFALSQTRTVLQGGLCGFVFALVFFGHYVQFLLPYGTFPWAIAALYQAFFGFIFGVAAGPAMRLVRPGWRVLGGATAWTLCAYLRAHAIPIPFTGGDLAFSQFDQIPILQVVSIVGQFGLTFAIACVNAALSQALLGVLPMPLLRADAPLKWWSQASARVAVACYVLLILSYIWGAFTIKVRSPEEGQSLEVTVAEGNCSPRASVTEEDMERSRLTYLRLSQLVPDETDLTVWPEAALPSYIQQWPELDLAARDAARETGGYLLAGALEDIDGVYYNAAILYDPTGQRVDEYYKVDLVAFGEYVPFREHLQFLNRYPIRQRDFTPGHERTLMDVKGVKVAPLICFEAMFPDASREICALGAQAIVFMTGDPWEGQTIEPAQHSHTAPIRAVESRRYVCRAATSGESAIYDPYGEQIASVPVFTEGIATETIYARDAITPYHRMGDLPLVLIWAALYCLAFLRGNRAP
- a CDS encoding aminotransferase class I/II-fold pyridoxal phosphate-dependent enzyme, with amino-acid sequence MNTGPCQALRISRAVEEMPPSGIREFFDLVLGMDNVISLGVGEPDFATPWKICDAVIDSLRRGMTSYTSNYGMIELRRAIAADIQSRYGVEYDPETEIVVTMGVSEAMDAAMRALLNPGDEVLVPEPCYVSYPACVSMAGGVPVTIPTTIDTDFRPTAGDLKRAITERTRGIILGYPSNPTGTIMPRKDLAAIAELAAAHDLFVVSDEIYCHMTYVGEHTCFPALPGARERTLLMNGFSKAYAMTGWRIGYACGPAQVIEGMVRLHAYTALCAPIMGQIGAIEALTNCEREMQDMVRQYDQRRRVFIKGLNDIGLPCFEAKGAFYAFPSISHTGLTSKQFSRALLFEENVAAVPGTAFGKSGEGYLRCTYATSMENLKEALVRMERFLDKLKAGKVRIEE
- a CDS encoding Lrp/AsnC family transcriptional regulator, with protein sequence MREILELLESDARLSTQEIADRLGIDVKQVEAAIGEAQSRKILLGHTAVVNWESTDNPKVFAFINVGASPEHGTGFDKIAEYISQFEEVHSVYLMSGGFDLHVVVEGEDFREIARFVAEKLAPIPGVRSTTTAFVLKTYKLEGISIDGRHATNRLAVSP
- a CDS encoding cation transporter translates to MSSEQGPDVRGRETGRAAMVSVLSNSLLTGAKLTIGLLTGSVSVISEALHSGNDLVAALLALFSVRKASQPADRRHAFGHGKFEALSGAIEAALIVVAALAIIATAIRDMLLGQGHELEHGPAIAVMGVSALANIVVSAHLRHVANRHESIALHADAAHLTADVWTSAGVFVGLSVAYGFDQAGRAVHWVDPALAILVGLLVMGQGWRIASQSLAQLVDRALPTEEIARIEAIISAHSGMFVEYHELRTRQAGHERHIDLHLVVCRDVPVSTAHALTDHLEQDIRSAFPSAQVMIHVEPCLDGACPEDCPESSAPPAPSAR